TTTCCAGCCGAAGGCCTCGCCCTTGAGCTTGGCGTCGAGCTCCAGGCCCCAGTGCCGGGCTGTGCCTTCGTTATAGGGGCGGTCGACCCAGCGCGTGCCTTCGAGCGTGCTCCGGCGTTCGATGAAATCCTCGGTACGGCGAAGGTAGACATTGGCGCCGAGGGTGCCGGCGCCGTTCGGCAGATGCCGGTCGAGCGCCAGTTCCCAGTTCAGGTTGCGCTCGGCCCGCAGTTCGGGATTGCCGCCACGGTCGGCTTCGAGCGGGCTGTTGTTGCCGCCGCCGCGCACGGTCAACGGGGAAATTTCTTCCAGTTTCGGAGTTTTCAGGCCGGCGCCGAGCGATGAGCGCAGGATCAGGTCGGGCGTCAGTTCGAAACGTCCGGCCAGGGACGGCGCCAGTTGCCCGGCGCGGCGCTCGCGTTCGCCGACGGCGAGGCTCAGGTGCTCGCCGCGCACCCCGTAGGTCAGCGTCAGCGCCGGCGCCAGCGGCTGTTCGTGCTGCGCCCAGGCGGTCCATTGGCGGGCCTCGGCCTGGTATGTGCCGTGGCCGGCAAAAATGCCGCTGGCCTGCTGGCGTTCCTCGCGTCGATGCCAGCTCTGTTCCAGCCCGAACGAGAGCAGGCCGCTGCCGGCCGGGCGGTCAAGGCGCAGCGCCGAGGCGAATTCGCGCTCGTCGCGGTCGATCGCCTCGCGGCCGTGGCTGGCGTTGCCGGCGGCGTCGAGCCAGCGGCGCTCGGTGTCCTGTTCGCGCCGCGCGGCCATCGCCGCGACCCGCCCGGACAGCTTGCCGAGTGCGCTTTTCTGTTCGCCTTCGAGGCGCAGCCGGGCGATGGTCAGCTGGCTTTCCTCGCGTTCGCGGCGGCTGCCGTCGGCGCGCAGTTCGCCGGCCGTACCGTCGCTGGGGGTTGTCGCGGCGCTGCGGCTGAAGGCGCCGTGCCGTTCGCCGCGGTTGTGGTACAGGCTGGGCCACAGCGACAGGCTGCCGTCGCCGCCGCGCCAGGTCAGGCGGGGCGAAACAATCAATTCGTCGAGCCGGTAGGGGCTGCTTTCGCGTTCCTCCTGGTACGCAGCCGGGCCGGCCACGGTCGACTGCCGGCGCCGGGTGTTTTTCTCCAGCGGCATCGCGTGGTGGTTCAGCGTCAGCGGCAGAATCCACGAAAAGCCGGCGCTGCCGCCGCCCTGGCTGAGCGTGAATTGCCCGTTGGCGGACTCGCCGCGGCTGCCGAGCGCGGCTTTCAGGGCCGTGCTGCCTTGCGGCCGGGCCTTGCGCATGACCAGGTTGACCGTGACCGGGGCGCTGCCGCCGTGTTCGGCCGAGGCGCCACGCAGGATTTCGACCCGCTCCAGTTCGCCCGCCGGCAGGCGGCCGACCGTGGTCAGCGCGTAGCGGGCGTTGGCGCTCGGACGTTCGCCGTCGACCAGGAACT
This genomic window from Dechloromonas sp. ZY10 contains:
- a CDS encoding TonB-dependent receptor plug domain-containing protein — its product is MKPRRSALAALLASACAAPGLAAEPTVLEAVTVTASSEAEAERQAAVTQKTVIDRQEIEALGGLTVNEVIRKLPGIEAGAHGGDGGPSANARGMGRDAVQFLVDGERPSANARYALTTVGRLPAGELERVEILRGASAEHGGSAPVTVNLVMRKARPQGSTALKAALGSRGESANGQFTLSQGGGSAGFSWILPLTLNHHAMPLEKNTRRRQSTVAGPAAYQEERESSPYRLDELIVSPRLTWRGGDGSLSLWPSLYHNRGERHGAFSRSAATTPSDGTAGELRADGSRREREESQLTIARLRLEGEQKSALGKLSGRVAAMAARREQDTERRWLDAAGNASHGREAIDRDEREFASALRLDRPAGSGLLSFGLEQSWHRREERQQASGIFAGHGTYQAEARQWTAWAQHEQPLAPALTLTYGVRGEHLSLAVGERERRAGQLAPSLAGRFELTPDLILRSSLGAGLKTPKLEEISPLTVRGGGNNSPLEADRGGNPELRAERNLNWELALDRHLPNGAGTLGANVYLRRTEDFIERRSTLEGTRWVDRPYNEGTARHWGLELDAKLKGEAFGWKGAALRSYLTLPQARVADQRLGIVRDARDLPRYQWSLGIDQALPWWQASAGFQFNLYGATRSAIPGESASEQKARRLLDLYLTHRLTPQLNLRFEAQNVLAADTRRLARAWQGGDDWSLSGRERGQRGFFLSLEGKW